DNA from Streptomyces luteogriseus:
TCCGGTCCCCGGACCACCATGTTCGACTTCCGGGGGCATGCTGCACGACCACACCGGCGGGTAGCAGACGGCTCAACCCCGCCGACGGGTGTCATAGCGGCAGTCAGGGCGGCACATCCGCCAATCCGACGGCGCCGGGTTACTTCAACGCCCCCGCCGTAAGCCCCTGGACCACCTGCCGCTGGAAGATGATGTACGCCGCCAGCACCGGCAGCATCGCCATCACGAGGCCGGCGAAGAGGCCCGACCAGTCGCCCTTGTAGCCCTGGCTGACCGCCAGCTGGACCAGGCCCTGGGTGAGGACCCGCTTGTCGGGGTCGGTGTTGAGGACCGTGGGGAGCATGTACTGGTTCCACTGGCCCAGGAAGTTGAAGATGCCGACGCTGATCAGGCCCGGCTTGGCCATGGGCAGCATGATCTGGAAGAACGTGCGGCTGTGGGACGCGCCGTCCACGAACGCCGCTTCGGCGATCGACGTCGGCAGGGTGCGGAAGAACGCTGTGAGGAAGAACACCGTGAACGGCAGCGAGTACGCGATGTAGACCAGGATCAGGCCGTGGATGGTGTTCAGCAGGCCCATGTTGTTCACGACGTAGAACAGCGGGACCAGGGCGAGCATGATCGGGAAGCTCATGCCGCCGATGAACAGGAAGTAGATGAAACGATTGCCCGGGAATTCGAAACGGGCCAGGACGTAGGCCGCCATGGAGCCCAGGACCAGGGTTCCGATGAGCGAACCGCCGACCACGAGAACCGTGTTGAGGAAGTAGTCGCTCATGTTGGCCTGGGTCCACGCCCGCGACCAGT
Protein-coding regions in this window:
- a CDS encoding carbohydrate ABC transporter permease gives rise to the protein MKTTETPAPLPAESGAPITKTDIGPPPPVKEKKEGTVLNVFSHGVLVVWAFMVVLPLLWAVMTSFKDDRSIFSSPWSLPDSLHFDNWSRAWTQANMSDYFLNTVLVVGGSLIGTLVLGSMAAYVLARFEFPGNRFIYFLFIGGMSFPIMLALVPLFYVVNNMGLLNTIHGLILVYIAYSLPFTVFFLTAFFRTLPTSIAEAAFVDGASHSRTFFQIMLPMAKPGLISVGIFNFLGQWNQYMLPTVLNTDPDKRVLTQGLVQLAVSQGYKGDWSGLFAGLVMAMLPVLAAYIIFQRQVVQGLTAGALK